Proteins from a genomic interval of Streptomyces sp. NBC_01445:
- a CDS encoding YhfX family PLP-dependent enzyme has product MFLDSLLTRNPELVDAAADLHRRGAIPPDTYVMDLDAIESNAALLAAEADRLGLTLWFVVKQLGRNPELIRAIARHIPKYAAIDAQEARTLHAAGAQAGNLGHLVQIPRRSLPEMLAWRPETVTVLDIDNARAVSDAARAQGFVQDVLVRLEGAEGAVYPGQEGGVPLGTLDDFAAAAEELPGVRIAGVTAFPCVLCDPATGTPRLTDNFELAFKARELLTSRGHEGLKLSAPSATSMATLPLLAEHGATHGEPGHSLTGTTPLHARDAGQPERPAYVYVTEVAHTLADGRPAVFGGGFYPRAHIGSALLPRTGRRLAVQDAPAENIDYYRLLDAPDPGRAPTAGDTALLAFRTQIFVTRSTVAVVAGLSSGSPRLTGLYDAQGRAL; this is encoded by the coding sequence GTGTTCCTCGACAGCCTGCTCACCCGCAACCCCGAGCTCGTCGACGCCGCGGCCGACCTCCACCGGCGGGGCGCGATCCCGCCCGACACGTACGTCATGGATCTCGACGCGATCGAGTCGAACGCCGCGCTGCTCGCCGCCGAGGCGGACCGGCTCGGGCTCACCCTCTGGTTCGTCGTGAAGCAGCTCGGCCGCAACCCCGAGCTGATCAGGGCGATCGCCCGGCACATCCCGAAGTACGCGGCCATCGACGCGCAGGAGGCCCGCACCCTGCACGCGGCGGGCGCGCAGGCCGGAAACCTCGGCCACCTCGTGCAGATCCCGCGCCGCTCGCTCCCCGAGATGCTGGCCTGGCGCCCGGAGACCGTGACCGTCCTCGACATCGACAACGCCCGCGCGGTCTCGGACGCGGCGCGCGCGCAGGGCTTCGTCCAGGACGTCCTCGTACGCCTCGAAGGAGCGGAGGGTGCGGTCTATCCCGGGCAGGAGGGCGGCGTTCCGCTCGGCACGCTCGACGACTTCGCGGCGGCCGCCGAGGAGTTGCCCGGGGTGCGGATCGCGGGCGTCACCGCGTTCCCGTGCGTGCTGTGCGACCCGGCGACGGGCACGCCACGCCTCACCGACAACTTCGAACTGGCCTTCAAGGCAAGGGAGTTGCTCACCTCACGCGGGCACGAAGGCCTCAAGCTGAGCGCCCCGAGCGCCACCTCCATGGCCACCCTCCCGCTCCTCGCCGAGCACGGCGCGACCCACGGCGAGCCGGGCCACTCACTCACCGGCACCACGCCCCTGCATGCCCGCGACGCCGGCCAGCCCGAGCGGCCGGCGTACGTCTACGTCACCGAGGTCGCCCACACCCTCGCCGACGGCCGGCCCGCCGTGTTCGGCGGCGGTTTCTACCCCCGCGCGCACATCGGGTCCGCGCTGCTGCCCCGCACGGGCCGACGCCTTGCGGTGCAGGACGCGCCCGCGGAGAACATCGACTACTACCGGCTGCTCGACGCGCCCGACCCCGGCCGCGCGCCCACGGCGGGCGACACGGCGCTGCTCGCGTTCCGTACGCAGATCTTCGTGACCCGGTCGACGGTCGCGGTGGTGGCGGGCCTGTCGTCCGGTTCGCCGCGCCTGACCGGCCTGTACGACGCGCAAGGAAGGGCCCTGTGA
- a CDS encoding phosphopentomutase, with product MSKTVIVVVDGFGVGAMPDAGALRPGDLAADTCGHVLDRCREAFGRPLRLPALGALGLGLVHPHPDLARRAQLPVAAGRAGLGYPGADTYAGHQTMMGADFSRVTVARLGDHLDEVTAALEAAGHRVELLGDRPLLVVDGVVLVHDNLEADPGINWNASARLDDLGFDGILSVARTVRAVAPVARVIAVGGHASGPLPDFVREGDGGTVGLDTPASGFYRNGGLEVRHLGAGLDHTRQLPDLAARAGIPVTLVGKAADILACDDAVRRPAVPTADVLAHTLEAVRAGGDALVVANVQESDLAGHQQDVERYGHVLEQVDAGLAALVSLLDADGDRLIVTGDHGNDPTIGHAFHTREFVPVLVHRPGAAGVELLPDAGSLADVGATAAAALGLDPAGLANGTEVSRTAARAA from the coding sequence ATGAGCAAGACCGTCATCGTCGTCGTCGACGGATTCGGTGTCGGCGCCATGCCGGACGCGGGGGCCCTGCGCCCCGGCGACCTGGCGGCGGACACCTGCGGGCATGTGCTCGACCGGTGCCGCGAGGCGTTCGGTCGCCCGCTGCGGCTGCCCGCGCTCGGTGCGCTCGGGCTCGGCCTGGTCCATCCGCACCCGGACCTCGCGCGGCGCGCCCAGCTGCCGGTCGCGGCGGGCCGGGCCGGGCTCGGCTACCCCGGCGCGGACACGTACGCGGGTCACCAGACGATGATGGGCGCCGACTTCAGCCGGGTGACGGTGGCCCGGCTCGGCGACCACCTCGACGAGGTGACGGCGGCCCTGGAGGCCGCGGGACACCGGGTCGAACTCCTCGGCGACAGACCCCTGTTGGTGGTCGACGGGGTTGTTCTCGTGCACGACAACCTGGAGGCCGACCCGGGTATCAACTGGAACGCCTCGGCCCGCCTCGACGATCTGGGCTTCGACGGGATCCTCTCCGTCGCGCGTACGGTGCGCGCGGTGGCGCCCGTCGCGCGGGTGATCGCGGTGGGCGGCCACGCGAGCGGACCGCTGCCCGATTTCGTACGCGAAGGGGACGGCGGAACGGTCGGCCTGGACACCCCGGCGAGCGGCTTCTACCGCAACGGTGGCCTTGAGGTGCGGCATCTCGGCGCGGGCCTCGACCACACGCGGCAACTCCCGGACCTGGCGGCGCGGGCCGGGATTCCCGTCACGCTCGTCGGGAAGGCCGCGGACATCCTGGCCTGCGACGACGCGGTGCGGCGCCCGGCGGTGCCGACCGCGGACGTGCTCGCGCACACGCTGGAAGCCGTCCGTGCGGGGGGCGACGCACTGGTCGTGGCCAATGTGCAGGAGAGCGATCTGGCCGGGCACCAGCAGGACGTGGAGCGTTACGGGCACGTCCTGGAGCAGGTCGACGCGGGGCTCGCGGCGCTCGTCTCCCTGCTCGACGCGGACGGCGACCGGCTGATCGTGACCGGCGACCACGGCAACGACCCGACGATCGGCCACGCTTTCCACACCCGGGAGTTCGTGCCGGTGCTCGTCCACCGCCCGGGTGCGGCAGGTGTCGAGCTGCTGCCGGACGCGGGCAGCCTGGCGGACGTGGGCGCGACGGCCGCGGCGGCGCTCGGCCTCGATCCGGCGGGGCTCGCGAACGGCACGGAGGTCAGTCGGACGGCGGCGCGGGCGGCCTGA
- the ffh gene encoding signal recognition particle protein: protein MFDTLSDRLAATFKNLRGKGRLSEADIDATAREIRIALLEADVALPVVRAFIKQVKERAAGAEVSQALNPAQQVIKIVNEELIGILGGETRRLRFAKNPPTVIMLAGLQGAGKTTLAGKLGHWLKGQGHAPLLVACDLQRPNAVNQLSVVAERAGVGIYAPEPGNGVGDPVQVAKDSVEFARQKQYDVVIVDTAGRLGIDQELMQQAADIRDAVSPDEVLFVVDAMIGQDAVNTAEAFRDGVGFDGVVLSKLDGDARGGAALSIAHVTGRQVMFASNGEKLDDFDAFHPDRMASRILGMGDMLTLIEKAEQTFSQQEAEKMASKLASKKGQDFTLDDFLAQMEQVRKMGSISKLLGMLPGMAQMKDQINNLDERDVDRTAAIIKSMTPAERADATIINGSRRARIARGSGVEVSAVKNLVERFFEARKMMSRMAQGGGMPGMPGMPGMGGGPGRQKKKQKQAKGKQRSGNPMKRKQQEEEEAARREAAGQSGNAFGLPAGEQDKNFELPDEFKKFMG, encoded by the coding sequence GTGTTCGACACTCTTTCCGACCGCCTCGCAGCGACATTCAAGAACCTCCGCGGCAAGGGGCGCCTCAGCGAGGCGGACATCGACGCCACGGCGCGCGAGATCCGTATCGCCCTGCTCGAAGCGGACGTGGCCCTGCCCGTCGTCCGCGCCTTCATCAAGCAGGTCAAGGAGCGTGCGGCCGGCGCGGAGGTCTCCCAGGCGCTGAACCCCGCCCAGCAGGTCATCAAGATCGTCAACGAGGAGCTCATCGGCATCCTCGGCGGCGAGACCCGGCGCCTGCGGTTCGCCAAGAACCCGCCCACGGTGATCATGCTCGCGGGTCTCCAGGGTGCCGGTAAGACGACCCTCGCCGGAAAGCTCGGCCACTGGCTGAAGGGGCAGGGCCACGCGCCGCTGCTCGTCGCCTGTGACCTCCAGCGCCCCAACGCCGTGAACCAGCTGTCCGTCGTCGCCGAGCGCGCCGGCGTCGGCATCTACGCCCCCGAGCCGGGCAACGGCGTGGGCGACCCGGTTCAGGTCGCCAAGGACTCCGTCGAGTTCGCCCGGCAGAAGCAGTACGACGTCGTCATCGTCGACACCGCCGGCCGCCTGGGTATCGACCAGGAGCTGATGCAGCAGGCCGCGGACATCCGCGACGCCGTCTCGCCCGACGAGGTCCTCTTCGTCGTCGACGCCATGATCGGTCAGGACGCGGTCAACACCGCCGAGGCCTTCCGTGACGGCGTCGGCTTCGACGGCGTGGTGCTCTCCAAGCTCGACGGTGACGCCCGTGGTGGTGCCGCCCTGTCGATCGCGCACGTCACCGGCCGCCAGGTCATGTTCGCCTCGAACGGCGAGAAGCTGGACGACTTCGACGCGTTCCACCCGGACCGCATGGCGTCCCGCATCCTCGGCATGGGCGACATGCTCACGCTGATCGAGAAGGCCGAGCAGACCTTCTCGCAGCAGGAGGCCGAGAAGATGGCCTCCAAGCTGGCCTCCAAGAAGGGCCAGGACTTCACGCTCGACGACTTCCTGGCCCAGATGGAGCAGGTCAGGAAGATGGGCTCCATCTCCAAGCTGCTCGGGATGCTGCCCGGCATGGCGCAGATGAAGGACCAGATCAACAACCTCGACGAGCGCGACGTCGACCGCACGGCCGCCATCATCAAGTCGATGACCCCGGCCGAGCGCGCGGACGCCACGATCATCAACGGCTCGCGCCGTGCCCGTATCGCCCGTGGTTCGGGCGTCGAGGTCAGCGCGGTGAAGAACCTCGTCGAGCGGTTCTTCGAGGCCCGCAAGATGATGTCCCGCATGGCCCAGGGCGGCGGCATGCCGGGGATGCCCGGGATGCCGGGCATGGGCGGCGGCCCCGGCCGGCAGAAGAAGAAGCAGAAGCAGGCCAAGGGCAAGCAGCGCTCCGGCAACCCGATGAAGCGCAAGCAGCAGGAAGAGGAAGAGGCCGCGCGCCGCGAGGCCGCCGGCCAGAGCGGGAACGCGTTCGGCCTGCCCGCCGGGGAGCAGGACAAGAACTTCGAACTGCCCGACGAGTTCAAGAAGTTCATGGGCTGA
- a CDS encoding [protein-PII] uridylyltransferase, protein MDAQTGKADDNDSAPSGYAAARLRLLQDEAQSGPPRRSALAGLTDDWLAELFTAGARELTGVSLVAVGGYGRGELSPRSDLDLLLLHDGSAGPGAIASLADRVWYPVWDLGLALDHSVRTPAEARKTAGEDLKVQLGLLDARHIAGDLGLTAGMRTAVLADWRNQAPKRLPELRDLCDERAERQGELQYLLEPDLKEARGGLRDATALRAVAASWLADAPREGLADARRRLLDVRDALHLATGRATDRLALQEQDQVAAGLGLLDADTLLRQVYEAARTVSYASDVTWREVGRVLRSRAVRPRLRAMLGGGSKPATERSPLAEGVVEQEGEAVLARAARPERDPVLPLRAAAAAAQAGLPLSLHAVRRMAAAARPLPTPWPAEAREQLVTLLGAGRPTVEVWEALEAEGLITRLLPDWERVRCRPQRNAVHTWTVDRHLVETAVRAAELTRRVGRPDLLLVAALLHDIGKGWPGDHSVAGEIIAKDVAARIGFDRADVAVVATLVRHHLLLIESATRRDLDDPATVRAVADAVGSVGTLELLHALTEADALATGPAAWSAWRGSLVTDLVKRVAAVLAGEDPDDGDGPAAAEPTAEQERLAVEAFRTGGPVLSLRAQTEAPADRDAEGTEAAPADPEPLGVELLIAVPDQPGVLPAVAGVLAMHRLAVRTAELRALDLPAQMPGSVLLLDWRVAAEYGSLPQAARLRADLVRALDGSLDIAARLAERDAAYPRRRGTVAPPPRVTVAPAASRHATVIEVRAQDAPGLLHRIGRALETADVRVRSAHVSTLGANAVDAFYVTGAEGTPLPAADAAAVAGALEGALRG, encoded by the coding sequence GTGGATGCGCAGACCGGAAAAGCGGACGACAACGATTCAGCACCCAGCGGCTATGCGGCGGCCCGGCTGCGCCTCCTCCAGGACGAGGCGCAGTCCGGGCCGCCGCGCCGTTCGGCCCTCGCCGGGCTGACCGACGACTGGCTCGCCGAGCTGTTCACCGCCGGGGCGCGCGAGCTGACAGGGGTGTCACTCGTCGCCGTCGGCGGCTACGGGCGCGGGGAGCTCTCCCCGCGCAGCGACCTCGACCTGCTGCTCCTGCACGACGGCAGCGCCGGCCCCGGCGCCATCGCCTCCCTCGCGGACCGCGTCTGGTACCCCGTATGGGACCTGGGGCTCGCCCTCGACCACTCCGTCCGTACTCCGGCGGAGGCGCGTAAGACGGCGGGCGAGGACCTCAAGGTGCAGCTCGGACTCCTCGACGCCCGGCACATCGCCGGCGACCTCGGCCTGACGGCGGGCATGCGCACCGCCGTCCTCGCCGACTGGCGCAACCAGGCGCCCAAACGCCTGCCCGAACTGCGCGACCTGTGCGACGAACGGGCCGAACGCCAGGGCGAGTTGCAGTACCTGCTCGAACCCGACCTCAAGGAGGCCAGGGGCGGCCTCAGGGACGCCACCGCGCTGCGCGCCGTCGCCGCGTCATGGCTCGCCGACGCCCCAAGGGAGGGCCTCGCCGACGCGCGGCGCAGACTCCTCGACGTACGGGACGCCCTGCACCTGGCCACCGGCCGCGCCACCGACCGCCTCGCCCTCCAGGAACAGGACCAGGTCGCCGCCGGACTCGGCCTCCTCGACGCCGACACCTTGCTCCGCCAGGTCTACGAGGCCGCGCGCACCGTGTCGTACGCCAGTGACGTCACCTGGCGCGAGGTGGGGCGCGTGCTCAGGTCGCGGGCCGTGCGGCCGCGGCTGCGCGCCATGCTGGGCGGCGGGAGCAAGCCCGCCACCGAGCGGTCGCCGCTCGCCGAGGGCGTCGTCGAGCAGGAGGGCGAGGCGGTCCTCGCCCGCGCGGCCAGGCCCGAGCGGGACCCCGTGCTGCCGCTGCGCGCCGCCGCGGCCGCCGCCCAGGCCGGCCTGCCGCTGTCCCTGCACGCCGTCCGCAGGATGGCCGCCGCCGCGCGCCCGCTGCCCACGCCGTGGCCCGCCGAGGCCCGCGAGCAGCTCGTGACGCTGCTCGGCGCGGGCCGGCCGACCGTCGAGGTCTGGGAGGCGCTGGAGGCCGAGGGCCTGATCACGCGGCTGCTGCCCGACTGGGAGCGGGTGCGGTGCAGGCCCCAGCGCAACGCCGTGCACACCTGGACGGTCGACCGGCACCTCGTCGAGACCGCCGTGCGCGCCGCCGAACTCACGCGCCGCGTCGGCCGCCCCGACCTGCTGCTCGTCGCCGCGCTCCTGCACGACATCGGCAAGGGCTGGCCCGGCGACCACTCCGTGGCCGGCGAGATCATCGCGAAGGACGTGGCCGCGCGCATCGGCTTCGACCGCGCGGACGTCGCCGTCGTCGCCACCCTCGTACGCCACCATCTGCTGCTCATCGAGTCGGCGACGCGGCGCGATCTGGACGACCCGGCGACGGTGCGGGCCGTCGCGGACGCGGTCGGGTCCGTGGGGACGCTCGAACTGCTGCATGCCCTGACGGAGGCGGATGCGCTCGCCACCGGGCCCGCGGCCTGGTCCGCGTGGCGCGGGTCGCTCGTCACCGACCTGGTCAAGCGGGTCGCCGCCGTCCTCGCGGGGGAGGACCCCGACGACGGCGACGGCCCCGCCGCGGCCGAGCCGACCGCCGAACAGGAGCGGCTGGCCGTCGAGGCCTTCCGCACGGGCGGCCCGGTGCTGTCCCTGCGCGCGCAGACCGAGGCCCCCGCCGACCGGGACGCGGAGGGCACCGAGGCCGCGCCCGCCGATCCGGAGCCCCTCGGCGTCGAACTGCTGATCGCCGTCCCCGACCAGCCCGGTGTGCTGCCCGCCGTCGCCGGGGTGCTCGCCATGCACCGGCTCGCGGTCCGCACGGCGGAGCTGCGCGCCCTCGACCTGCCCGCCCAGATGCCGGGCTCGGTCCTGCTCCTCGACTGGCGGGTCGCCGCCGAGTACGGGTCCCTGCCCCAGGCCGCACGGCTGCGCGCGGATCTCGTACGGGCCCTCGACGGCTCCCTGGACATCGCCGCCCGGCTCGCCGAGCGGGACGCCGCCTATCCGCGACGGCGCGGCACCGTCGCGCCGCCGCCCCGGGTGACGGTCGCCCCCGCCGCCTCGCGGCACGCGACGGTGATCGAGGTGCGGGCACAGGACGCACCGGGCCTGCTGCACCGCATCGGCCGGGCGCTCGAGACGGCGGACGTACGGGTGCGTTCCGCGCATGTGTCGACCCTCGGGGCGAACGCGGTCGACGCGTTCTATGTCACGGGCGCCGAGGGAACGCCGCTCCCCGCGGCGGACGCGGCCGCTGTGGCGGGCGCGCTGGAAGGGGCGCTGCGGGGGTAG
- a CDS encoding P-II family nitrogen regulator: MKLITAVVKPHRLDEIKEALQAFGIQGLTVTEASGYGRQRGHTEVYRGAEYTVDLVPKIRIEVLVEDDDAEQLIDVVVKAARTGKIGDGKVWAVPVETAVRVRTGERGPDAL, encoded by the coding sequence ATGAAGCTCATCACGGCGGTCGTCAAGCCACACCGGCTCGACGAGATCAAGGAAGCCCTCCAGGCCTTCGGCATCCAGGGCCTGACCGTCACCGAGGCCAGCGGATACGGCCGCCAGCGCGGCCACACCGAGGTCTACCGCGGCGCCGAGTACACCGTCGACCTCGTACCGAAGATCCGCATAGAGGTCCTCGTGGAGGACGACGACGCCGAACAGCTCATCGATGTCGTGGTGAAGGCCGCCAGGACCGGCAAGATCGGGGACGGCAAGGTCTGGGCCGTCCCGGTGGAGACCGCCGTCAGGGTCCGCACCGGTGAGCGCGGGCCGGACGCGCTGTAA
- a CDS encoding ammonium transporter: MPPGITLAADTPTLSAANTGFMLICSALVMIMTPGLAFFYGGMVRVKSTLNMLMMSFISLGIVTILWVLYGFSAAFGTDHGSLIGWSSDYVGLSGIGLTQLWDGYTIPIYVFAVFQLMFAIITPALISGALADRVKFSAWALFITLWATLVYFPVAHWVWGTGGWAFDLGVIDFAGGTAVHINAGAAALGVILVIGKRVGFKKDPMRPHSLPLVMLGAGLLWFGWFGFNAGSWLGNDDGVGALMFVNTQVATAAAMLAWLIYEKIRHGACTTLGAASGAVAGLVAITPSGGSCSPLGAIAIGVIAGVLCAMAVGLKYRFGYDDSLDVVGVHLVGGVIGSLLIGFFATGGGQSDAQGLFYGGGLTQLWKQLAGVGAVLAYSLVVSAILAFLIDKTIGMRVSEDDEVSGIDQVEHAETAYDFSGAGGGTVLRSAAPSPGPGPVDESAAKIKKVDA; the protein is encoded by the coding sequence ATGCCCCCAGGCATCACGCTTGCCGCAGACACGCCCACGCTGTCTGCCGCCAATACAGGGTTCATGCTGATCTGTTCCGCCCTGGTGATGATCATGACGCCGGGACTCGCCTTCTTCTACGGAGGCATGGTCCGCGTCAAGTCCACCCTGAACATGCTGATGATGAGCTTCATCAGCCTCGGGATCGTCACGATCCTGTGGGTCCTCTACGGCTTCTCCGCCGCCTTCGGCACCGACCACGGCAGCCTGATCGGCTGGTCCTCGGACTACGTCGGGCTCAGCGGCATCGGCCTGACGCAGCTGTGGGACGGCTACACCATCCCGATCTACGTCTTCGCCGTGTTCCAGCTGATGTTCGCGATCATCACGCCCGCCCTGATAAGTGGCGCGCTCGCCGACCGCGTGAAGTTCAGCGCCTGGGCGCTGTTCATCACCCTGTGGGCGACGCTCGTGTACTTCCCCGTCGCGCACTGGGTCTGGGGCACCGGTGGCTGGGCGTTCGACCTCGGGGTCATCGACTTCGCCGGCGGCACCGCGGTCCACATCAACGCGGGTGCGGCCGCTCTCGGTGTGATCCTCGTGATCGGCAAGCGCGTCGGCTTCAAGAAGGACCCGATGCGGCCCCACTCGCTGCCGCTGGTGATGCTCGGCGCCGGTCTGCTGTGGTTCGGCTGGTTCGGGTTCAACGCGGGCTCGTGGCTCGGCAACGACGACGGTGTCGGCGCGCTGATGTTCGTCAACACGCAGGTCGCCACCGCCGCTGCCATGCTCGCCTGGCTGATCTACGAGAAGATCCGGCACGGCGCGTGCACCACCCTCGGCGCCGCCTCCGGCGCCGTCGCGGGCCTCGTCGCGATCACCCCGTCCGGCGGCTCCTGCTCGCCGCTCGGTGCGATCGCCATCGGTGTCATCGCGGGTGTCCTGTGCGCCATGGCCGTCGGTCTCAAGTACAGGTTCGGCTACGACGACTCGCTCGACGTCGTCGGCGTCCACCTCGTCGGCGGAGTCATCGGTTCGCTCCTCATCGGCTTCTTCGCCACCGGCGGCGGCCAGTCCGACGCGCAGGGCCTGTTCTACGGCGGCGGCCTGACCCAGCTGTGGAAGCAGCTCGCGGGCGTCGGCGCGGTCCTCGCGTACTCGCTCGTCGTCTCCGCGATCCTCGCCTTCCTGATCGACAAGACGATCGGCATGCGGGTCAGCGAGGACGACGAGGTCTCCGGCATCGACCAGGTCGAGCACGCCGAGACCGCGTACGACTTCAGCGGCGCGGGCGGCGGCACGGTTCTCCGCTCGGCCGCGCCGAGCCCGGGCCCCGGACCCGTCGACGAGTCGGCAGCGAAGATCAAGAAGGTGGACGCATGA
- the nsdA gene encoding transcriptional repressor NsdA yields MGGSDGSVTNAEKRPNELLSSWFLRSGWSKGELARQVNRRARQLGANHISTDTSRVRRWLDGENPREPIPRILSELFSERFGCVVAVEDLGLRAAHQSPSVSGVDLPWTGPQTVALIGEFSRSDLMLARRGFLGSALALSAGPALIEPMQRWLVPTPGTPAVEPDPAALRRGNRLSKPELDLLESTTVMFRQWDAQCGGGLRRKAVVGQLHEVTDLLQEPQPAATTKRLFKVAAELAELAGWMSYDVGLQPTAQKYFVLALHAAKEAGDKPLGSYVLSSMSRQMIHLGRPDDALELVHLAQYGSRDCASPRTQAMLYAMEARAYANIGQPGKCKRAVRMAEETFHDADDWDDPDPDWIRFFSEAELHGENSHSYRDLAYVAGRSPTYASMSEPVMRRAVELFEKDSEHQRSYALNLIGMATVHLLQREPEQSTVLAEQAMIIAKKVRSERVNTRIRKTVDTAVREFGDVAEVAHLTDQLAIHLPETVEAV; encoded by the coding sequence GTGGGCGGCAGCGACGGAAGCGTGACGAACGCTGAGAAGCGCCCCAATGAGCTGCTGAGCTCGTGGTTCCTGCGCAGCGGCTGGTCGAAGGGCGAGCTGGCGCGCCAAGTGAACCGCCGGGCGCGGCAGTTGGGCGCCAATCACATCTCCACGGACACCTCGCGCGTGCGTCGCTGGCTCGACGGCGAGAACCCGCGCGAGCCGATCCCGCGGATCCTGTCCGAGCTGTTCTCCGAGCGCTTCGGCTGCGTCGTCGCGGTCGAGGACCTCGGCCTGCGCGCCGCGCACCAGTCGCCCTCCGTGTCCGGCGTCGACCTGCCATGGACGGGTCCGCAGACGGTGGCGCTGATCGGTGAGTTCTCCCGCAGCGACCTGATGCTGGCGCGCCGCGGATTCCTCGGCAGCGCCCTCGCGCTCTCCGCGGGCCCCGCGCTCATCGAGCCCATGCAGCGCTGGCTCGTGCCCACGCCCGGGACGCCGGCGGTGGAGCCCGACCCGGCGGCCCTGCGCCGCGGGAACCGGCTCTCGAAGCCGGAGCTGGACCTCCTGGAGTCGACGACGGTCATGTTCCGGCAGTGGGACGCGCAGTGCGGCGGCGGGCTGCGCCGCAAGGCCGTCGTCGGCCAGCTGCACGAGGTGACCGACCTGCTCCAGGAGCCCCAGCCGGCGGCCACGACGAAGCGTCTCTTCAAAGTCGCGGCCGAGCTGGCCGAGCTGGCGGGCTGGATGAGCTACGACGTGGGCCTCCAGCCCACCGCCCAGAAGTACTTCGTCCTCGCCCTGCACGCGGCCAAGGAGGCCGGCGACAAGCCGCTCGGCTCGTACGTCCTGTCCAGCATGAGCCGGCAGATGATCCACCTCGGCCGGCCCGACGACGCGCTGGAACTCGTCCATCTCGCGCAGTACGGCAGCCGCGACTGCGCCAGTCCGCGCACGCAGGCCATGCTGTATGCGATGGAGGCCCGCGCGTACGCGAATATCGGGCAGCCCGGCAAGTGCAAGCGGGCCGTCCGGATGGCCGAGGAGACCTTCCACGACGCCGACGACTGGGACGACCCGGACCCCGACTGGATCCGCTTCTTCTCCGAGGCCGAGCTGCACGGGGAGAACTCCCACTCGTACCGCGACCTCGCCTATGTGGCGGGCCGCAGCCCCACGTACGCCTCCATGTCCGAGCCCGTCATGCGGCGCGCCGTCGAGCTCTTCGAGAAGGACTCCGAGCACCAGCGGTCGTACGCGCTGAACCTCATCGGGATGGCCACGGTGCATCTGCTCCAGCGCGAGCCCGAGCAGTCCACGGTGCTCGCCGAGCAGGCCATGATCATCGCCAAGAAGGTGCGCTCCGAGCGGGTCAACACCCGTATCCGCAAGACCGTGGACACCGCGGTCCGTGAGTTCGGGGACGTCGCCGAGGTCGCGCACCTCACCGACCAGCTCGCGATCCATCTTCCGGAGACCGTCGAAGCGGTCTGA
- a CDS encoding bifunctional DNA primase/polymerase, whose product MGFTIGGSRGILDIRSGARRRGRTSGRASDCTSVAEFTGLWGWDAVPGARASGGACSCGKANCIQPGAHPIDHAPIVPAGATLDEVTETWEQFPGAAVMLPVGRAFDIIDVPEAAGRRALARLERMGLPLGPVTATPEGRAHFFVAPGSAAELGSLLYRMGWDDAALDLHALGPGTHITAPPSDRGGLGPVRWLRAPGLDSATQPPQARLVLGTLAYVAHRSPAS is encoded by the coding sequence ATGGGCTTCACGATCGGCGGCAGCCGCGGGATTCTCGACATCCGGTCCGGTGCCCGGCGCCGCGGCCGCACTTCAGGCCGCGCGTCGGACTGCACCTCGGTGGCCGAGTTCACCGGGCTCTGGGGCTGGGACGCGGTGCCGGGGGCACGCGCCTCGGGCGGCGCCTGCTCGTGCGGCAAGGCGAACTGCATCCAACCCGGCGCCCACCCCATCGACCACGCGCCGATCGTCCCGGCGGGGGCCACGCTCGACGAAGTGACCGAGACCTGGGAGCAGTTCCCCGGTGCCGCGGTGATGCTGCCCGTCGGCCGCGCGTTCGACATCATCGACGTACCCGAGGCGGCCGGCCGTCGCGCACTCGCCCGCCTGGAGCGGATGGGCCTGCCGCTCGGCCCCGTGACGGCGACGCCCGAGGGACGCGCCCACTTCTTCGTCGCACCGGGCTCCGCCGCCGAACTCGGCTCGCTGCTCTACCGGATGGGCTGGGACGACGCGGCCCTCGACCTGCACGCGCTCGGCCCCGGCACCCACATCACCGCCCCGCCCTCCGACCGCGGCGGCCTCGGCCCGGTCCGGTGGCTGCGCGCCCCCGGACTCGACTCGGCGACCCAGCCCCCGCAGGCCCGCCTCGTCCTCGGCACCCTGGCGTACGTGGCCCATCGCTCCCCGGCGTCCTAG